One Candidatus Dependentiae bacterium genomic window, ATTATTTGGACAAAATTGGTATCAAAGGAGCTCTACAGATAGGTGGTGCTACTGTTTCATACCAACATGCTAATATGATTGTTAATCAAGGTAATGCAACAAGCAATGATATTGTCCAACTCGCACGAACCATGCAACAAAAAGTATATGATTCTTTTGGAATCATACCTCAACCGGAATGTCAACTTATAGGATTTAAAGAATGGCCTCTACTACAATAAAACATCTGTTATGTATTCTACTTTCATATTCATGCTTAGTACACGGTATGAAGCGTACCCATGATGATAACTCTTGGTACGAAGACTCGTATCCATCATACGTAGAAACCGTTTGGGATTTGCTGGAAGAAGAGATACCACTTGATAAATTACCTGATGATGAAACTATTTCTTCAATTACTCGTAGCACTGCGCATGAATCATCATCAGACGTATCCCCTGACTATGACGCAGACAAATATAATACAGTCATAATACATATACCTATACCATCTGAGTTTTTAAGTTTCATATGCGGTAGATGTTATGCAGCATTTAACCAAGAAAACAAACTGACAGAACATCTGCAAACCCATAAAAAAAAAGATCGTTTAGCTGATTATGTACAAGTTATATGTAGCCATTGCTCTGGTACATTTCAGGCAAAAAAATTTGAAAAACATATAATAAAACACACAAAATTTACTAACTGCTTGCATGTCATATGCAATACATGCCAGCAAACATACCAATTAACTGAATTTAAAAAACATCACACCAAACCAGCTCGACCCCGCAAAGGACGTTGGCACGTAATAACCGCTATGCAAGCTGCTTCAAAAAAACAACATTTTAATAATGGAACCACTGCTCACCATGAATATCAAACTATATGTGCTCAGTATGCTCATCAACGTATTAACTTTTTCTAACAGTTACAGTATGGAAACTGTGCTATCGGTATTAGGCAAAGTGTATAACCATACATATAATAGGCCAAAGCAACAACAATCTACTAAATTACCTCGCATTATTTATGTTTGCCATACATGTTCAAGCCGTTTTTTTGAGGTAACAAATTTTGAAAAACACATAACTTTATACCATAGTAACAATAGATTAACGCTCAATACTGCTGAATTAATATATTATGATGAATGAACTCATATTTATTTTACACGCTATTTTTATTAGTTTGACTGCACTGGGAGCTCTCTATTTGGGACAAGCAGCACTCGTTGCATTTGTGTGCTTACAATGTGTGCTGGCCAACCTGTTTGTTATTAAACAAATTACCTTGTTTGGGTTTACCGCTACCAGCTCTGATGCTTTTACTATAGGTTCAGTAATTGGCTTAAATTTATTGCAAGAATATTATGGGCGCCCTATTACCCGCAAAGCTATTTGGATCAATTTTTTTTTATTGGTATTTTATGCGGTAGTTTCACAAATCCATTTGGCTTATATTCCTCATATAGATGACACCATGCATCAATATTTTGTTCCCATATTGGGCTTCATGCCACGTATAGTAATCGCCTCGTTCACGGTCTATTTAATTTCTCAAACTGCAGACTATATGCTGTATGGAATGCTAAAGCGTACTCTGCAAAACCGGTTACTCATTATTCGCAACTATGCATCTATCATAATCACCCAGCTACTTGATACCGTTTTATTCACCTTTCTAGGGCTTTATGGCATCATCGGCAATTTGTGGGAAGTCGTGATAATCAGCTACTCCATAAAACTGCTAGCTATCATAGTTGCTACACCATTTGTAGGGTTATCTAAAAAAATTCATGAACTTGGAAAATAACACGTTTGCTTTACCAAAAGAATATATTAAATTCCACGCAATATGTTATTATAAATAAAAAGTAAACTATTAAGTTATATAAAGAATCATGAATACAAGCAAGCCATTCAAGTTTGAACTTATCCATCAATCCAAAAAGTCACGAGCCCGCGTAGGGCGTATCCATACGCCACATGGCATAATTGATACACCTAATTTTGTGGCCGTTGGCACCAATGCTACCCTCAAGGCAATTGATACTACTTTGGCAGATACCATTGGCCTCCAGCTCATGTTTTGCAATA contains:
- a CDS encoding queuosine precursor transporter, with translation MMNELIFILHAIFISLTALGALYLGQAALVAFVCLQCVLANLFVIKQITLFGFTATSSDAFTIGSVIGLNLLQEYYGRPITRKAIWINFFLLVFYAVVSQIHLAYIPHIDDTMHQYFVPILGFMPRIVIASFTVYLISQTADYMLYGMLKRTLQNRLLIIRNYASIIITQLLDTVLFTFLGLYGIIGNLWEVVIISYSIKLLAIIVATPFVGLSKKIHELGK